The proteins below come from a single Chitinophaga pinensis DSM 2588 genomic window:
- the msrB gene encoding peptide-methionine (R)-S-oxide reductase MsrB → MKAGFIIVFVSLLLSACQGNAQKKKDMNKENNPYYSRTDTSHLNVSNAEWKKILPSDLYNVSREQGTERAFTGEYWDSEAKGTYYCAVCGNKLFRSDAKFASSCGWPSFFEPVRENSVIYKDDNSYGMHRIEVECARCNSHLGHIFDDGPAPTYKRFCMNSVSLDFDPDVK, encoded by the coding sequence ATGAAAGCAGGATTTATCATTGTATTCGTTTCCCTGCTGCTATCAGCCTGTCAGGGGAATGCACAAAAGAAGAAAGATATGAACAAGGAAAACAACCCATACTACTCACGTACTGACACGAGCCATCTGAATGTAAGCAATGCAGAATGGAAGAAGATTCTGCCTTCGGATCTCTATAACGTATCCAGGGAGCAGGGTACTGAGCGCGCCTTTACCGGTGAATACTGGGATAGTGAAGCGAAAGGTACTTACTACTGTGCGGTGTGCGGTAATAAACTGTTCAGATCTGATGCGAAATTTGCAAGCAGTTGTGGCTGGCCGAGTTTCTTTGAACCAGTGCGGGAGAACAGCGTGATCTATAAGGATGATAACTCGTATGGTATGCATCGTATCGAAGTAGAGTGTGCCAGATGTAACTCTCACCTGGGGCATATCTTTGATGACGGTCCCGCACCCACGTATAAAAGGTTTTGTATGAACTCCGTATCATTGGACTTTGATCCGGATGTGAAGTAA